The following proteins are co-located in the Pararhizobium capsulatum DSM 1112 genome:
- a CDS encoding sugar ABC transporter substrate-binding protein: MKYHRKAVAAAALSLCTFTALSGSMAYAEDTYRPECFSSAPDNAKVIKYEKRDGPYKIAFVNGFAGNDWRVTAIQGAKAWAARPDNKAKLSEFTVVSVGNDSAAQIAAIDNFIAAGYDGISFIAVNPTAFKAVIKRAEQAGTVLVPFDNVLDTDQIVQVNENQFELGKMKAQAVIDGIKKAKGKVEGTVLEVSGLPGNATDRDNHEGMRSVLDAEAGLKVVQVVGNWDAGTVQKVTADAIATNGQFDGVMVQEGSIGALNAMKNAGHPVVPFGGDAGNGTRRLLAEGKYPGVTAAQAPVMSSISLEAIVSLLEGNALPQKIFLPIPSKDNAELKEGTDFFPKLPDTFYTATGYPNCFPVFSPDELLGQTPDNT; encoded by the coding sequence GTGAAATACCACAGAAAGGCTGTCGCTGCGGCAGCCCTGAGCCTTTGCACGTTCACAGCCTTGTCGGGCAGCATGGCCTATGCCGAAGACACCTATCGCCCTGAATGCTTTTCGTCGGCGCCGGACAATGCCAAGGTCATCAAGTACGAAAAGCGCGACGGCCCCTACAAGATCGCCTTCGTCAACGGCTTTGCCGGCAACGACTGGCGTGTGACCGCAATCCAGGGGGCCAAGGCCTGGGCCGCGCGGCCTGATAACAAGGCCAAGCTTTCCGAATTCACCGTCGTTTCCGTCGGTAACGATAGCGCGGCCCAGATCGCTGCCATCGATAATTTTATCGCGGCCGGCTATGACGGCATCAGCTTCATCGCCGTGAACCCGACGGCCTTCAAGGCCGTGATCAAACGCGCCGAACAGGCCGGAACCGTGCTCGTTCCCTTCGACAACGTGCTGGACACGGACCAGATCGTGCAGGTCAACGAAAACCAGTTCGAACTCGGCAAGATGAAGGCACAGGCAGTCATTGACGGCATCAAGAAGGCCAAGGGCAAGGTCGAAGGCACTGTGCTTGAAGTCTCCGGCCTGCCGGGCAACGCGACCGACCGTGACAACCACGAAGGCATGCGCTCGGTTCTCGATGCCGAAGCCGGCCTGAAGGTCGTCCAGGTCGTCGGCAACTGGGATGCCGGCACGGTGCAGAAGGTGACGGCGGATGCGATCGCCACCAACGGCCAGTTCGATGGCGTGATGGTTCAGGAAGGCTCGATCGGCGCGCTCAACGCCATGAAGAATGCCGGCCACCCGGTCGTGCCCTTCGGCGGCGATGCGGGCAACGGCACCCGCAGGCTGCTCGCAGAAGGCAAGTATCCGGGCGTAACCGCTGCCCAGGCACCGGTCATGTCTTCGATCTCGCTCGAAGCGATCGTCTCGCTGCTGGAGGGCAACGCCCTGCCGCAAAAGATCTTCCTGCCGATCCCGAGCAAGGACAATGCGGAACTCAAGGAAGGCACCGACTTCTTCCCGAAGCTGCCTGACACCTTCTACACGGCCACGGGCTATCCGAATTGCTTCCCGGTCTTCTCGCCGGATGAGCTGCTTGGCCAGACCCCGGACAATACGTAA
- a CDS encoding TRAP transporter large permease, with protein sequence MAYTILFGVFTALMLIGMPIAFCLGIASVATVMYLGIPAIVVFQQMNSGMNVFAMMAIPFFIFAGDLMVRGGIADRLIRFAAGIVGHLRGGLGQVNIVASTLFGGISGSAVADASAVGGLMIPQMAARGYDRGYAVNVTVNAAIIALMIPPSHNMILYSIAAGGNVSVADLFTAGILPGLLLAAALMVTAYIVARRRGYPSEPFPGFRKLGYFLLASLPGLLLIGIIFGGVRSGVFTATESSCIAVFYALLVAVLVYRELDWNGFIEAVLQAVRTTAMVLLVIGTAASFGWLMSFLQVQQVLVGIISAISDNPIVVLLMINVILLVLGTFMDMAPMVIICTPILLPVVKAFGIDPVHFGVVMILNAGIGLNTPPVGTVLFVGCAVGGISIREAMRTIWPFFGASIFVLMLVTYIPGLSLWLPALFR encoded by the coding sequence ATGGCCTATACTATCCTCTTCGGCGTTTTCACGGCCCTGATGCTGATCGGCATGCCGATCGCCTTCTGCCTCGGCATCGCATCAGTCGCAACCGTGATGTATCTCGGCATTCCCGCGATCGTGGTCTTCCAGCAGATGAATTCCGGCATGAATGTCTTCGCCATGATGGCGATCCCGTTCTTCATCTTCGCTGGCGACCTGATGGTGCGCGGCGGCATCGCCGACCGATTGATACGCTTCGCAGCCGGCATCGTCGGCCATCTGCGCGGTGGCCTCGGTCAGGTCAACATCGTCGCCTCGACATTGTTCGGAGGCATTTCCGGCTCGGCGGTCGCCGACGCTTCGGCGGTCGGCGGCCTGATGATCCCTCAGATGGCCGCACGCGGCTATGACCGCGGCTATGCCGTCAACGTCACCGTCAACGCGGCAATCATCGCATTGATGATCCCGCCATCTCACAACATGATCCTCTATTCGATCGCAGCCGGTGGCAATGTCTCCGTGGCCGATCTGTTCACCGCTGGCATCCTGCCGGGTCTCCTGCTCGCTGCGGCGCTCATGGTCACCGCCTATATCGTGGCGCGCCGGCGTGGCTATCCGTCAGAACCCTTCCCCGGCTTTCGCAAGCTCGGCTATTTCCTGCTCGCATCGCTCCCAGGGCTCCTTCTGATTGGTATCATCTTCGGCGGCGTGCGTTCCGGCGTTTTTACAGCTACCGAAAGCTCCTGCATCGCCGTCTTTTACGCACTGCTCGTGGCGGTCCTCGTCTACAGGGAGCTCGATTGGAACGGTTTCATCGAAGCCGTCCTGCAGGCTGTGCGCACGACAGCGATGGTGCTGCTGGTCATCGGGACCGCGGCATCCTTCGGCTGGCTGATGTCCTTCCTACAGGTGCAGCAGGTACTGGTCGGCATCATCAGTGCGATCTCTGACAATCCGATCGTCGTTCTCCTGATGATCAATGTCATCCTACTGGTGCTGGGGACTTTCATGGACATGGCGCCGATGGTCATCATCTGCACGCCGATCCTGCTGCCGGTGGTCAAGGCCTTTGGCATCGATCCCGTGCACTTCGGCGTGGTGATGATCCTCAATGCCGGCATCGGCCTCAACACACCACCGGTCGGCACCGTGCTCTTCGTAGGCTGCGCCGTCGGCGGCATCTCGATCCGGGAAGCGATGCGCACGATCTGGCCGTTCTTCGGCGCCAGCATCTTCGTGCTGATGCTGGTGACCTACATACCGGGTCTGTCGCTCTGGCTGCCGGCGCTGTTCAGGTAG
- the otnK gene encoding 3-oxo-tetronate kinase — protein MLLGAIADDLTGAADLALTLAREGMKTVQVVGVPEKGFDFGDAEAVVIALKSRTIPADAAIDLSLAAARCLLANGAEQLLFKYCSTFDSTDDGNIGPVTDALLDLLGVPLTLACPAFPANGRTLYRGHLFVGDQLLSDSPMKDHPLTPMRDANLVRVLQRQSRNKVGLVAYNAVDVGSNAVAEAFERAADAGERIVIVDAVTDEHLRAIGRAAAGFRLITGGSGIALGLPENFRRAGKLSGSVTEGFSPPQGPAVMLAGSCSAATRRQIAAATAAGVPVLKVDPLDIAEGRTKADDVAAWVRASGTTVPLVYSSDDPAEVKKAQDVLGRDRAGEVVEHLLASVAVNLKRGGYNRFLVAGGETSGAVVNALGVQAMRIGPEIDPGVPWTHSIGDERPVALALKSGNFGADDFFLKAWGMLA, from the coding sequence ATGCTTTTGGGAGCAATCGCGGATGATCTGACGGGGGCCGCCGATCTTGCCCTGACGCTGGCGCGCGAGGGAATGAAAACGGTTCAGGTTGTCGGCGTGCCGGAGAAAGGTTTCGATTTCGGGGATGCCGAGGCCGTCGTCATCGCGCTGAAATCCCGGACGATCCCGGCTGATGCGGCGATCGACCTATCGCTTGCGGCCGCGCGTTGCCTTCTGGCAAACGGGGCAGAACAGCTGCTGTTCAAATATTGCTCCACCTTCGATTCCACTGATGACGGCAATATCGGCCCGGTGACGGATGCGCTGCTCGATCTTCTGGGCGTGCCGTTGACGCTTGCCTGCCCGGCCTTTCCCGCCAATGGTCGCACGCTCTATCGCGGCCATCTCTTCGTCGGCGATCAGCTCCTATCGGATAGTCCGATGAAGGATCATCCGCTCACGCCAATGCGCGACGCCAACCTGGTGCGGGTGCTGCAGCGGCAGAGCCGCAACAAGGTGGGGTTGGTTGCTTACAATGCTGTCGATGTCGGAAGCAACGCTGTTGCCGAGGCCTTTGAAAGGGCCGCAGACGCGGGGGAGCGTATCGTCATCGTCGATGCCGTGACCGACGAACATCTGCGGGCCATCGGCCGGGCCGCGGCCGGCTTCAGGTTGATCACCGGCGGTTCGGGCATCGCGCTTGGGCTGCCAGAAAATTTCAGGCGGGCTGGCAAACTTTCCGGCTCCGTCACGGAAGGGTTTTCGCCACCTCAGGGGCCAGCGGTCATGCTGGCCGGTTCGTGCTCTGCGGCGACGCGACGCCAGATTGCGGCGGCGACGGCTGCAGGTGTTCCGGTGTTGAAAGTCGATCCTCTGGATATCGCCGAGGGCAGGACCAAGGCGGATGACGTCGCCGCCTGGGTGCGTGCATCCGGCACGACGGTGCCTCTGGTCTATTCGAGCGACGATCCCGCGGAGGTGAAAAAGGCACAGGACGTATTGGGCCGTGATCGCGCCGGTGAGGTGGTGGAACATCTGCTGGCGAGCGTTGCTGTGAATCTGAAACGTGGCGGCTACAACCGCTTTCTCGTTGCCGGCGGCGAAACCTCCGGGGCCGTGGTCAACGCGCTGGGCGTACAGGCCATGCGTATCGGCCCGGAAATCGATCCGGGCGTGCCGTGGACGCACAGCATCGGCGATGAAAGGCCGGTGGCGCTGGCGCTGAAATCCGGCAATTTCGGCGCCGATGATTTCTTTCTCAAGGCATGGGGTATGCTGGCATGA
- the ltnD gene encoding L-threonate dehydrogenase has protein sequence MAGPQNVAIIGLGSMGLGMARSLIRAGHIVSGCDINEAARESLASAGGEVATSPAKAAEGADIVVVVVVNAAQTEEVLYGAQGAFSTMKSGAVIISSATVSPTQAKSFAERANQKGVLYLDAPISGGSVKADAGKLTVMASGTPQAFAAARPALDAMADTVYGLGDTVGIGSSFKIVNQLLAGVHIAAACEAITFAKSLDLDISKVFEVISKSAGNSWMFENRIPHVLAGDYTPHSAVSIFTKDLGIVSDLGRAQKFPLPIASAALQLFLMTEAAGMGRDDDASVARLLARITGLKLPGMEDED, from the coding sequence ATGGCCGGACCCCAAAATGTAGCAATCATCGGCCTTGGCTCCATGGGCCTCGGGATGGCCCGCTCGTTGATCCGCGCCGGGCATATCGTTTCCGGCTGCGATATCAATGAAGCCGCGCGCGAAAGCCTCGCATCCGCCGGCGGCGAGGTCGCGACCTCGCCCGCCAAAGCTGCAGAGGGCGCCGATATCGTCGTCGTCGTCGTCGTCAATGCCGCCCAGACGGAAGAGGTGCTTTACGGAGCGCAGGGTGCCTTTTCGACAATGAAGTCCGGCGCCGTCATCATCTCCTCCGCCACCGTCTCGCCCACCCAGGCAAAGAGCTTTGCCGAACGCGCCAACCAGAAAGGCGTCCTCTATCTCGATGCGCCAATCAGCGGTGGCTCGGTCAAAGCCGATGCCGGGAAGCTTACGGTCATGGCCTCCGGCACGCCGCAAGCCTTTGCAGCCGCAAGACCAGCGCTCGATGCGATGGCCGACACGGTCTATGGGCTCGGCGATACCGTCGGCATCGGCTCATCCTTCAAGATTGTCAATCAGTTGCTGGCGGGTGTTCATATCGCCGCGGCCTGCGAGGCAATCACTTTTGCCAAGAGCCTCGATCTCGATATCTCCAAGGTCTTCGAGGTGATTTCGAAGTCGGCCGGCAATAGCTGGATGTTCGAAAACCGCATCCCGCATGTGCTGGCTGGCGACTACACGCCCCACAGCGCCGTCTCGATCTTCACCAAGGATCTCGGCATCGTCTCGGATCTCGGCCGCGCCCAGAAATTTCCGCTGCCGATCGCATCGGCAGCGCTGCAGCTCTTCCTGATGACCGAAGCCGCCGGCATGGGCCGCGACGACGATGCCTCCGTTGCGCGACTGCTCGCTCGGATCACCGGCCTGAAACTGCCTGGCATGGAGGACGAGGACTGA
- a CDS encoding ABC transporter permease: MTPIETTLPRPARVRLRIDPAIMVVSVGCILLLAIGGFIFPPFLSAGYLLQQLQIASFLGIIAAGATLVILLGHIDLSVPSAITAVAVLTTTVAGSASPEVAAFAIPIGLTGGALIGLVNGLGVAIFRLPSMVWTLAVNSMLMGVLVFVTGGFKPRGVIPPVSATIALERSLGIPNVFLFWLAIMIFVGLLLRRTIYGQYLFATGCSEKAVFLSGVRVRLVTVLTFVAAGLFTAVGAILLAGYANQAYQGMGDSYLMPVITAVVIGGTSILGGRGSYAGTVVGALFITLLSSILSVLQMPEALRQIVFGVIILTMLRIRRFDRRSL; this comes from the coding sequence ATGACACCCATCGAAACCACACTCCCGAGACCTGCCCGTGTGCGCCTGCGCATCGATCCGGCCATCATGGTCGTCTCGGTCGGCTGCATTCTGCTGCTCGCCATCGGCGGCTTCATCTTTCCGCCGTTCCTCTCTGCCGGCTATCTGCTGCAGCAACTCCAGATCGCCTCCTTCCTCGGCATCATCGCCGCGGGTGCTACGCTGGTCATACTGCTGGGACATATCGACCTCTCCGTCCCCTCCGCGATCACCGCGGTTGCGGTGCTGACAACAACGGTTGCCGGTTCGGCTTCGCCCGAGGTCGCGGCTTTCGCCATCCCCATCGGCCTTACAGGCGGTGCCTTGATCGGCCTTGTCAACGGGCTGGGGGTCGCGATCTTCCGCCTGCCCTCCATGGTCTGGACGCTTGCGGTCAATTCCATGCTGATGGGTGTGCTCGTCTTCGTCACCGGCGGCTTCAAGCCGAGGGGCGTGATCCCGCCGGTTTCCGCGACCATTGCGCTGGAGCGGTCACTCGGCATTCCGAATGTCTTCCTCTTCTGGCTCGCCATCATGATCTTCGTCGGCCTGCTCCTGCGCCGAACAATCTACGGTCAGTATCTCTTTGCCACCGGCTGCTCTGAAAAGGCCGTCTTTCTCTCCGGCGTGCGCGTGCGTCTCGTGACCGTCCTGACTTTCGTCGCAGCTGGCCTCTTCACCGCCGTCGGTGCGATCCTACTCGCCGGCTATGCAAACCAGGCTTATCAGGGCATGGGCGATTCCTATCTCATGCCGGTCATCACCGCCGTTGTCATCGGCGGAACTTCCATCCTCGGCGGGCGCGGCAGCTATGCCGGTACGGTCGTCGGCGCGCTGTTCATAACCCTTCTGTCGTCCATCCTTTCCGTGCTGCAGATGCCGGAAGCGCTGCGGCAAATCGTTTTTGGCGTTATTATTCTTACTATGCTGCGCATCCGCAGATTCGACAGGAGAAGCCTCTGA
- a CDS encoding sugar ABC transporter ATP-binding protein has translation MTQSPLVQLTGITKTYGAVTALRDVDFSCSAGTIHAILGENGAGKSTLMKLLSGVISPSAGSMSLDGSPVAFSGTRQASQAGIVCMFQELSLMPSLTVGDNIVLSRPHTIAGFLSRKAYLEATACLARIGAGHIAPDRPVSELTLAERQLVEIAKALYQKPRLLILDEATSALGAEAVEKVFFVVRQLRDEGVCILFISHRFHEVHALADRISVFRNGGHVRTFSAGTIDHEGIVSLMIGQSLQQLFPPPRPAVPSTVEPLLSVRDMAWDSELDGISFDVRPGEIYGLGGLEGQGQQRVLEAIFGVLKGVEGTVEIAGKPFRNRTPFRAKAEESGIAFIPEDRKTEGMIPSLSIANNMRLAGLGRDRLFSGRDPDREEHYKALLHRLDLVYGSIDDPVSSLSGGNQQKVLLAKWLALKPRCILLLDPTRGIDVKTKAQIYQLLSDLADAGMAIVLQSTDYEELIHLCNRVAVFYHGRIARELAGASLTPENLISAAMGLSSSPDHHPMEARA, from the coding sequence ATGACCCAATCTCCCCTCGTCCAGCTGACCGGCATAACCAAGACCTATGGCGCGGTAACAGCGCTGCGCGATGTCGATTTTTCCTGCAGTGCCGGCACCATCCACGCCATTCTCGGTGAAAATGGCGCCGGTAAATCGACGCTGATGAAGCTGCTCTCGGGCGTCATTTCGCCAAGTGCCGGCAGCATGTCGCTTGACGGCAGCCCCGTCGCCTTCTCCGGCACACGCCAGGCATCGCAAGCCGGCATCGTCTGCATGTTCCAGGAACTGTCGCTGATGCCGAGCCTGACGGTTGGCGATAATATCGTGCTGTCACGCCCCCACACCATCGCCGGTTTTCTCAGCCGCAAAGCTTATCTGGAGGCCACGGCCTGCCTTGCCCGCATTGGCGCCGGCCATATCGCGCCTGATAGGCCCGTCAGCGAACTGACCCTTGCCGAACGCCAGTTGGTCGAAATCGCCAAGGCGCTCTATCAGAAGCCGCGCCTGCTTATTCTCGACGAAGCCACCTCGGCGCTGGGCGCCGAAGCCGTCGAGAAGGTTTTTTTCGTCGTCCGCCAGCTGCGCGACGAGGGTGTCTGCATCCTCTTCATCTCGCATCGTTTCCACGAGGTCCACGCGCTCGCAGACCGAATCTCGGTCTTCCGCAATGGCGGCCACGTCAGGACATTTTCAGCTGGAACCATCGATCATGAAGGCATCGTCTCCCTGATGATCGGTCAGTCGCTGCAACAGCTCTTTCCACCGCCGCGTCCTGCCGTGCCCTCGACCGTCGAACCGCTTCTGTCGGTACGCGACATGGCGTGGGACAGCGAACTTGACGGTATCAGCTTCGATGTCCGTCCCGGCGAAATCTATGGGCTGGGCGGGCTGGAAGGCCAAGGCCAGCAGCGTGTTCTCGAAGCCATCTTCGGTGTCCTGAAGGGTGTCGAGGGCACGGTTGAGATCGCCGGCAAACCCTTCCGCAACCGCACGCCCTTCCGCGCCAAGGCGGAAGAAAGCGGCATTGCCTTCATTCCCGAGGATCGCAAGACGGAAGGCATGATACCGAGCCTTTCCATCGCCAACAACATGCGCCTTGCCGGCCTCGGCCGCGACAGGCTGTTTTCCGGCCGCGACCCCGACCGGGAGGAACATTACAAGGCCCTGCTCCACCGGCTAGACCTTGTCTATGGCAGCATCGACGATCCCGTCTCCTCGCTCTCCGGCGGCAACCAGCAGAAAGTTCTGCTGGCCAAATGGCTGGCGCTGAAGCCGCGCTGCATTCTGCTGCTCGATCCGACACGCGGCATCGACGTCAAGACCAAGGCGCAGATCTATCAGCTTCTCAGCGATCTCGCCGATGCCGGCATGGCGATCGTGCTGCAGTCGACAGATTACGAAGAGCTAATCCACCTCTGCAATCGCGTCGCGGTCTTCTACCATGGCCGCATCGCACGGGAGCTTGCCGGCGCATCGCTTACGCCTGAAAACCTCATTTCCGCTGCGATGGGCCTGTCCTCGTCGCCGGATCATCATCCAATGGAGGCACGGGCATGA
- a CDS encoding ABC transporter permease — translation MTANFLRRNLRTLFPAAAFVLLFALYIGTHPRGLSTYVVTIWANQSALLVFAAFAQFFVVLVRGIDLSVGPMVALSNVVASYLLAGDGFSLWLGVIAVLATGVACGFVNGVVVAVGRIPPIIATLATGAIYSGIALFLRPTPGGDVNSDLSDAMTYAVGPIPTSLILIAILLIAIAILLKRTAFGLSLYGVGSSEHAAELTGISLTRTRIAAHSLGGLCAGIAGFYVAMVTLTGDAGIGPSYTLNSIAAIVLGGVSLAGGIGSPIGAVIGALLLKTVAALMFFSGLPPLAQPFFEGLILALAIMLGSLALLRVRNRLKLFAQ, via the coding sequence ATGACAGCCAATTTCCTGCGCCGCAATCTACGCACGCTCTTTCCGGCCGCCGCCTTCGTGCTGCTCTTCGCGCTCTATATCGGCACGCATCCGCGCGGTCTTTCCACCTATGTCGTGACCATCTGGGCAAACCAAAGCGCGTTGCTTGTCTTTGCCGCCTTCGCCCAGTTCTTCGTCGTGCTGGTGCGCGGCATCGATCTTTCCGTCGGCCCGATGGTCGCGCTGAGCAACGTGGTCGCGTCCTATCTCCTGGCCGGTGATGGGTTTTCCCTCTGGCTTGGCGTCATCGCCGTGCTGGCCACGGGTGTTGCCTGCGGTTTCGTCAATGGCGTGGTCGTCGCGGTCGGCCGCATCCCGCCCATCATCGCGACACTGGCAACGGGCGCGATCTATTCCGGCATTGCGCTGTTTCTCCGACCAACACCGGGCGGCGACGTCAATTCCGATCTCTCGGATGCCATGACCTATGCCGTCGGCCCCATCCCGACGTCGCTGATCCTGATCGCAATCCTTCTGATCGCCATCGCCATCCTCCTGAAACGAACGGCCTTCGGCCTTTCGCTCTACGGCGTCGGCTCCTCGGAGCATGCGGCGGAGCTGACCGGCATTTCGCTTACCAGGACACGCATTGCCGCCCATAGTCTCGGCGGCCTTTGTGCGGGGATCGCCGGCTTCTATGTCGCCATGGTCACGCTGACCGGCGATGCGGGCATCGGCCCCTCCTACACGCTGAACTCGATTGCCGCGATCGTGCTCGGCGGCGTGTCGCTGGCGGGCGGCATCGGCAGCCCGATCGGCGCCGTTATCGGTGCGCTGCTCTTGAAAACGGTCGCCGCCCTGATGTTCTTCTCCGGCCTGCCGCCCTTGGCGCAGCCCTTCTTTGAGGGGTTGATCCTGGCGCTTGCCATCATGCTGGGCTCGCTGGCTCTGCTGCGTGTCCGCAACCGCTTGAAGTTGTTTGCCCAATGA
- a CDS encoding LacI family DNA-binding transcriptional regulator produces the protein MLQDMPTLTDVARLAGVSEITVSRVVRNKGPIAEATRSRVLSAIETLGYVPNRAAGSLASSGSQLMGVLLPSLSNIVFPEVLRGIHTALAATGYQPLIGVTDYDPLAEQSILSSLLSWQPAAIIMTGFDHTDATRRMLANSRVRVAELMDIDADPIDIAVGLSHRKAGYDAGRHLIERGYRRFGYVGHDWDADRRARLRYMGLCTALAEAGLSLHAEKRFAGPSSTIAGRDTLAALVAAKPDVDVAVFSNDDMAVGGFFHCLTAGIAVKEKLALFGFNGLDIGQSLPQPLSTVRSNRFLIGKIAVEKLLEGGERPAEKLIVDTGYEIITGATA, from the coding sequence ATGTTGCAGGACATGCCGACGTTGACGGATGTTGCGCGCCTGGCCGGCGTCAGCGAAATCACGGTCTCGCGTGTCGTGCGCAACAAGGGGCCGATTGCAGAGGCGACGCGGAGCCGCGTGCTGTCTGCGATCGAGACACTCGGCTACGTGCCGAACCGGGCAGCGGGTTCGCTCGCTTCTTCCGGATCGCAGCTGATGGGCGTTCTCCTTCCGTCGCTTTCCAACATCGTGTTTCCCGAAGTGCTGCGCGGTATTCATACCGCGCTTGCCGCCACAGGCTACCAGCCGCTAATCGGCGTCACCGACTACGATCCGCTGGCCGAGCAGAGCATCCTGTCGTCGCTGCTTTCCTGGCAGCCGGCAGCGATCATCATGACCGGCTTCGACCACACCGATGCAACGCGGCGCATGCTGGCCAACAGCCGTGTGCGGGTGGCCGAACTGATGGATATCGATGCCGATCCGATCGATATCGCCGTCGGTCTTTCCCATCGCAAGGCGGGATATGATGCGGGGCGTCATCTGATCGAACGTGGCTACAGGCGCTTCGGCTATGTCGGCCACGACTGGGATGCCGACCGGCGCGCGCGGCTGCGTTACATGGGGCTTTGCACAGCACTCGCGGAGGCGGGGTTAAGCCTTCATGCGGAAAAAAGATTTGCCGGGCCGAGTTCGACGATTGCCGGGCGCGATACGTTGGCGGCATTGGTTGCGGCGAAGCCGGATGTCGATGTGGCCGTCTTTTCGAACGACGACATGGCAGTCGGCGGCTTCTTCCATTGCCTGACGGCGGGTATCGCCGTGAAGGAGAAGCTGGCGCTGTTCGGCTTCAACGGTCTCGATATCGGCCAGTCCCTGCCGCAGCCGCTCTCCACCGTGCGTTCCAACCGTTTTCTGATCGGCAAGATTGCCGTGGAAAAACTGCTGGAGGGCGGAGAGCGCCCGGCAGAAAAGCTGATCGTGGACACGGGTTACGAAATCATCACGGGCGCGACCGCCTGA
- the otnC gene encoding 3-oxo-tetronate 4-phosphate decarboxylase, whose product MTAVLSEETKLRDQIAAVGKSIFDRGLTFGSTGNISARLSTGELLMTPTNASLGSLEPERLSRFSAEGVHSGGDKPTKEAFLHQCMYCQQKMSGAVVHLHSTYAVAASILADVDPEDVLPPLTAYYVMRVGSLPLVPYFPPGDKALAKAVAEKAKSSHAVLLANHGPVVAGKTLLDAQYATEELEETAKLFLLLRGHALRPLTPEQRAVLKS is encoded by the coding sequence ATGACGGCGGTTCTTTCCGAGGAAACAAAGCTGCGCGACCAGATTGCTGCCGTCGGCAAATCCATCTTCGATCGCGGCCTGACCTTCGGCTCGACGGGCAATATCAGCGCGCGTCTTTCGACCGGCGAACTCCTGATGACGCCGACCAACGCCTCGCTTGGAAGCCTTGAACCGGAGCGGCTCTCGCGCTTTTCAGCGGAGGGTGTTCACAGCGGAGGCGACAAGCCGACCAAGGAAGCTTTCCTCCATCAATGCATGTACTGCCAACAGAAAATGAGCGGCGCCGTCGTGCATCTGCATTCAACCTATGCCGTGGCTGCCAGCATTCTTGCAGATGTCGATCCCGAAGACGTCCTGCCGCCATTGACCGCCTACTACGTCATGCGGGTCGGCTCGCTGCCGCTGGTGCCGTATTTCCCACCAGGAGACAAAGCATTGGCCAAGGCGGTCGCGGAGAAGGCGAAGTCGAGCCATGCAGTGCTCCTCGCCAACCATGGTCCTGTCGTCGCCGGCAAGACCTTGCTTGATGCGCAGTATGCGACGGAAGAACTGGAGGAGACGGCAAAACTGTTTCTGCTGTTGCGCGGGCACGCCCTCCGGCCTTTGACGCCAGAACAACGTGCGGTGCTCAAGTCGTAG